From a region of the Nonlabens sp. Hel1_33_55 genome:
- the gcvH gene encoding glycine cleavage system protein GcvH, with protein MNIPAELKYTKDHEWIKIEGDTATVGITDFAQGELGDIVYVEVETVDETLEQEEVFGTVEAVKTVSDLFLPLSGEIIEFNDKLEDEPELVNSDPYGDGWMIKMKFSDESQLSTLMSADDYQALVG; from the coding sequence ATGAACATTCCAGCAGAATTAAAATATACTAAGGATCACGAGTGGATCAAAATTGAAGGCGATACCGCTACGGTAGGTATTACTGACTTTGCCCAGGGCGAGTTAGGTGATATTGTTTACGTGGAAGTAGAGACCGTTGATGAAACCTTAGAACAAGAAGAAGTTTTTGGAACGGTGGAAGCAGTAAAAACGGTTTCAGATCTTTTCTTGCCTTTGTCTGGTGAGATCATTGAGTTCAATGATAAATTAGAGGACGAACCAGAATTGGTGAATTCAGATCCTTATGGAGACGGCTGGATGATCAAGATGAAATTCTCAGATGAATCTCAATTATCTACCTTGATGAGTGCAGATGACTATCAGGCTTTAGTCGGGTAG
- a CDS encoding energy transducer TonB translates to MEVKKSENADLRKNITIYALMGLAFMLLLSWQGLEYESTQVDVEEIYDEPMVMEEVEDIPITQMLDTPPPPPPPPPAPEIIEVVEDEVEIEEVEIQDTETDEQEEIVEVEEVAEEVGVVEEIADVPFAIIENVPVYPGCESEKNNADRKKCMQEKITRFVRKEFDTGIANEVGLSGKQTISVQFKIDRDGKVVNIVSRAKDPKLQTEAARVINKLPKMTPGKQRGKPVGVIYGLPIIFEVQD, encoded by the coding sequence ATGGAAGTAAAAAAATCAGAAAACGCAGACTTGCGTAAAAACATTACCATCTATGCCCTAATGGGTCTAGCATTTATGTTGCTGCTGTCATGGCAAGGGCTAGAATATGAATCAACACAGGTTGACGTAGAAGAAATCTACGATGAGCCTATGGTTATGGAAGAGGTAGAGGATATTCCAATCACACAGATGTTGGACACGCCACCGCCACCACCGCCACCGCCACCAGCACCGGAAATCATCGAGGTTGTTGAGGATGAGGTAGAAATTGAAGAAGTTGAAATTCAAGATACTGAAACTGACGAGCAAGAAGAGATCGTTGAGGTTGAAGAAGTTGCAGAAGAAGTAGGCGTGGTTGAAGAGATTGCAGATGTACCATTTGCGATTATCGAAAACGTTCCTGTTTATCCTGGATGTGAAAGCGAGAAAAACAATGCAGACCGTAAGAAGTGTATGCAAGAAAAAATCACTCGCTTTGTAAGAAAAGAGTTTGATACAGGAATTGCTAATGAAGTTGGACTTTCAGGAAAACAAACGATTAGCGTACAGTTCAAGATCGATAGAGATGGAAAAGTGGTAAACATTGTTTCCAGAGCAAAAGATCCAAAACTTCAGACTGAAGCTGCTAGAGTAATCAATAAGCTTCCTAAAATGACTCCAGGTAAGCAAAGAGGTAAGCCAGTTGGTGTAATTTATGGACTTCCAATTATCTTTGAAGTACAAGACTAA
- a CDS encoding energy transducer TonB, producing the protein MRNLDSNVGAATPTGTSRADKKSASIKTNSTINFLIGLCAVLMFSFVVIELQTPKVEREFTKTFKDNFVMETNMGEYRIEKADPKPEPQKRIQEPKISEPKVNKIKPPVVIDNNDPEPTTDPDPTQEPSTDTTKDAIVVTSGDISNDIPVVNSNTPLNMLSVSEVPLYPGCSAKLDNEERISCFNEKMARYVQRRFDTSLANELNGKELVNITVLFTIGTDGLPQDIQVRAPNKKLETEAYRIISKLPKMTPGKFEGADVNTTYALPIKFRVQS; encoded by the coding sequence ATGAGAAATCTAGACTCCAATGTCGGTGCTGCAACACCGACCGGAACAAGTAGAGCGGACAAGAAATCTGCAAGTATCAAAACCAATTCAACAATAAATTTCCTCATCGGCCTCTGCGCAGTGTTGATGTTTTCTTTTGTGGTAATTGAGTTACAAACGCCCAAGGTGGAACGAGAATTCACCAAGACCTTCAAGGACAATTTTGTGATGGAAACCAATATGGGTGAGTATAGGATTGAAAAAGCTGATCCAAAACCAGAACCACAAAAGAGAATTCAAGAACCTAAAATTTCAGAGCCTAAGGTTAACAAGATTAAGCCGCCTGTGGTTATTGATAACAACGACCCAGAACCTACCACAGATCCTGATCCAACTCAGGAACCATCCACAGATACAACTAAAGATGCGATAGTTGTAACGAGCGGTGACATCTCTAATGATATTCCAGTAGTGAATTCAAATACTCCTCTCAACATGCTCTCAGTTTCTGAGGTGCCGCTTTATCCTGGTTGTAGCGCAAAGTTGGATAATGAGGAACGTATCTCATGTTTCAATGAAAAGATGGCCCGGTACGTACAGCGACGTTTTGATACCAGCCTAGCCAATGAATTGAATGGAAAAGAACTCGTCAACATTACCGTATTATTTACCATAGGTACAGATGGGTTGCCCCAAGACATACAGGTAAGAGCACCTAATAAGAAGCTGGAAACAGAGGCGTATCGTATCATATCAAAATTACCAAAGATGACTCCTGGTAAATTTGAAGGTGCAGATGTGAACACTACTTATGCATTGCCTATTAAATTTAGGGTACAGTCTTAA
- a CDS encoding capsule assembly Wzi family protein codes for MKMICAVWALFIGGFAFAQSELETFPVFPACDSITTASSLEECFYQELYNSLYDVMQTTAADSTSAKATLRFEVDREGSFNPIIFDAPTASIKESLYTAFGELETIEPAIYNGNPTFMQFIVNLQLPMKENGSFYIFNRNDEQGDSKMQDAGDDIAFAKANNNYSTIQSDKYDGQELRSNAIIPFSYQRYQRYEAAMNRIGNNAHTAVKPYTFNYVSEYFDLEEERNSLLKDAGTWFGRKLWNEHFFEVAGEDYWFVIDPGVDLQIGKDTGEEVNTFNNTRLVALNGGVGKQITFGATIQESQGRFAQYFNREITQRAPDGGNPGIVPGRGIAEDGGENIYDYPVATGYVNYKPSKYFDLQIGHGQHFIGDGHRSLVLSDNSQPFPYVKVNAKFWKIDYTVLYTSLRDVRPEVTADDSFRTKYMTHHYLSWNATKRLTLGFFESVLWQDDNGRGFDFNYLNPLIFYQTVELETGSRGGNALLGVTGKYKITDRLTGYGQLVLDEFSSEAVTSGNGSYQNKSAYQLGLKYQNAFSVPNLMLQAEYNRVRPYTYSHNTIVLNYGNSNQALAHPWGASFYEAIFIARYSKDRWYGIAKAILGERGFDFLANGDNAYYGGNIYRTEDDRIADNGNAVAQGNNAPFYYGELEAGYLINPASNLKVYGQFIYRNISPEIDNAVVQDATTTWFNFGIRTDISNWGFDR; via the coding sequence ATGAAAATGATATGCGCCGTTTGGGCTCTTTTTATTGGAGGTTTTGCATTTGCTCAAAGCGAGCTGGAAACCTTTCCCGTTTTTCCCGCTTGTGACAGCATAACCACAGCTTCCTCATTAGAAGAATGCTTCTATCAGGAGTTATATAACAGCCTGTATGATGTGATGCAAACCACAGCAGCAGACAGTACATCTGCAAAGGCGACTTTGCGTTTTGAGGTTGATCGCGAGGGAAGTTTTAATCCCATCATTTTTGATGCTCCTACAGCGTCTATTAAAGAATCGCTATATACCGCATTTGGCGAGCTGGAAACGATAGAACCTGCCATCTACAACGGCAATCCTACCTTCATGCAGTTTATCGTCAACCTGCAACTTCCTATGAAGGAAAATGGATCCTTTTACATCTTCAATAGAAATGACGAGCAAGGCGATTCAAAGATGCAGGATGCTGGTGATGATATCGCTTTCGCGAAAGCGAACAACAATTACAGCACCATACAATCTGATAAATATGATGGACAAGAATTAAGGTCCAATGCAATAATCCCATTTTCATACCAGCGATACCAGCGGTATGAGGCAGCAATGAACAGAATAGGGAACAATGCACACACAGCCGTTAAGCCATACACGTTCAATTATGTAAGCGAATATTTTGACCTGGAAGAAGAGCGTAATTCGTTGCTTAAAGATGCCGGAACGTGGTTCGGTCGCAAGTTATGGAACGAGCATTTCTTTGAAGTAGCTGGAGAGGATTACTGGTTCGTGATCGATCCAGGAGTGGATCTACAGATAGGAAAAGACACAGGTGAGGAAGTAAATACTTTCAACAACACAAGGTTGGTGGCGTTGAATGGAGGCGTTGGGAAACAAATCACTTTTGGAGCAACCATACAGGAATCTCAAGGTCGTTTTGCCCAATATTTCAATAGGGAAATAACCCAACGTGCACCAGATGGTGGTAATCCAGGTATTGTTCCTGGCCGTGGTATTGCAGAAGATGGCGGCGAAAATATCTATGATTATCCGGTTGCGACAGGTTATGTGAATTACAAGCCCAGCAAGTATTTTGATCTACAAATAGGTCATGGTCAACATTTTATAGGCGATGGTCATCGCTCACTGGTTTTGAGCGATAACTCGCAGCCGTTTCCGTATGTGAAAGTAAATGCCAAATTTTGGAAAATCGATTATACCGTTTTGTACACTTCGCTTAGAGACGTTCGTCCAGAAGTCACCGCAGATGATTCTTTCAGGACTAAATACATGACACATCATTATCTAAGCTGGAATGCCACTAAGCGTTTAACGCTTGGCTTCTTTGAAAGTGTGTTGTGGCAAGATGATAATGGAAGAGGTTTTGACTTCAACTATTTGAACCCATTGATCTTTTACCAGACGGTTGAACTTGAAACGGGATCTCGTGGCGGGAACGCATTATTAGGTGTCACTGGAAAATATAAAATCACAGACCGCTTGACAGGTTATGGACAATTAGTTCTAGATGAATTTTCTAGCGAGGCTGTTACTAGCGGGAATGGAAGTTATCAAAACAAAAGCGCTTATCAGCTAGGTCTTAAATATCAAAATGCCTTTTCTGTTCCCAACCTTATGCTTCAAGCAGAATACAATCGGGTTAGACCTTATACTTACAGTCACAACACGATCGTTTTAAATTACGGCAACAGTAATCAGGCGCTGGCGCATCCATGGGGCGCGAGTTTTTATGAGGCCATTTTCATTGCTAGATATAGTAAGGATCGATGGTATGGAATTGCCAAAGCTATTTTAGGAGAACGTGGTTTTGATTTCTTGGCAAACGGAGACAACGCTTATTATGGCGGTAATATTTACAGGACTGAAGATGATCGTATCGCAGATAATGGAAATGCAGTTGCTCAGGGTAACAATGCACCTTTTTATTATGGTGAGTTGGAAGCTGGTTATCTCATTAATCCCGCAAGCAATCTAAAGGTTTATGGACAGTTTATCTATCGCAATATTTCCCCAGAAATTGATAATGCTGTGGTTCAAGATGCGACGACAACCTGGTTTAATTTTGGTATAAGAACTGATATCAGCAATTGGGGTTTTGATCGATAA
- a CDS encoding zinc metallopeptidase → MIGYYIIGGLVFLISAYVSNKLKSKFKEYSQIQLQNGLTGAQIAEKMLSDNGITDVDVISVKGQLTDHYNPSKKTVNLSEPVYSQRNAAAAAVAAHEVGHAVQHARAYSWLGIRSKLVPVVSIASKYSQWVLLGGLALAASTAFGSYVLLLGIIMYGMGTLFAFITLPVEYDASNRALAWLENENMLTQNEHAGAKDALKWAARTYLVAAIGSLATLLYFISIYMRRR, encoded by the coding sequence ATGATAGGATATTATATAATAGGTGGTCTGGTATTTTTGATCAGTGCCTATGTGAGTAATAAGCTCAAATCGAAATTTAAGGAATACTCACAGATTCAACTCCAGAACGGATTAACAGGAGCACAAATCGCTGAAAAAATGCTGTCAGATAACGGCATTACTGATGTTGATGTGATCTCAGTTAAAGGTCAGCTTACAGATCATTATAATCCATCCAAAAAAACAGTCAATCTTAGTGAACCTGTATATTCTCAACGTAACGCAGCTGCAGCAGCGGTTGCTGCACACGAGGTAGGTCATGCGGTGCAGCATGCTCGTGCCTACTCGTGGCTGGGAATACGTTCAAAATTGGTTCCTGTAGTAAGTATCGCCTCTAAATATTCTCAATGGGTACTTTTAGGTGGACTGGCACTTGCTGCGAGTACCGCTTTTGGAAGTTATGTATTGTTATTAGGAATTATTATGTACGGTATGGGAACGCTTTTTGCCTTTATCACATTGCCGGTTGAATATGATGCCAGTAACCGCGCACTAGCCTGGTTGGAGAATGAAAACATGTTGACGCAAAACGAACATGCAGGAGCAAAGGACGCGCTCAAATGGGCAGCGCGCACCTATTTAGTAGCTGCTATAGGTTCATTAGCCACCTTGCTCTATTTCATCTCAATCTATATGCGTAGACGCTAG
- a CDS encoding saccharopine dehydrogenase family protein → MRHILIIGAGKSTGVLVDYLIKKAEKEHLKITIADKSIEAATKLTQDNQNAAAIELDIFNAQARKEQIKAADIVISMLPARFHIEVAKDCVEMGKNMVTASYVSPEMKALDAQAKEKKLVLMNEIGVDPGIDHMSAMQVIDRIKNKGGKMILFESFTGGLVAPEDDNNLWNYKFTWNPRNVVVAGQGGAAKFIQEHKYKYIPYHRLFRRTEFLEVDDYGRFEAYANRNSLQYREIYGLDDIATLYRGTMRRVGFSKAWNMFVQLGMTDDSYILDDSMNMTYREFVNSFLPYSPTDSVELKMRHELKIDQDDIMWEKLAELDLFNNQKTIGIQEATPAMALQKILEDSWTLKEGEKDMIVMYHKFGYEIDGEKKQIDSTMVCLGDGDHQTAMAKTVGLPVAIAALAILNGTIKSYGVQIPISKEIYEPILEELEEYGIRFRESKTPYLGYNALHR, encoded by the coding sequence ATGCGACACATCTTAATTATAGGTGCTGGAAAATCCACAGGAGTACTAGTTGATTACCTAATAAAGAAAGCAGAAAAGGAACATCTAAAAATTACAATAGCAGACAAATCCATCGAAGCGGCAACAAAGCTTACTCAGGATAATCAAAATGCCGCCGCGATTGAGCTGGACATCTTCAATGCCCAAGCTAGAAAAGAACAAATCAAAGCGGCCGATATTGTTATCTCCATGCTGCCCGCTAGATTTCATATTGAGGTTGCAAAAGACTGTGTTGAAATGGGAAAAAACATGGTTACTGCAAGCTATGTGAGTCCAGAAATGAAAGCTTTAGACGCGCAAGCCAAGGAAAAGAAACTCGTCCTGATGAATGAAATAGGAGTTGATCCTGGAATTGATCATATGAGCGCCATGCAAGTGATTGATCGCATTAAAAACAAAGGTGGCAAAATGATTTTGTTTGAATCATTTACTGGTGGCCTTGTGGCTCCAGAAGATGATAACAACCTATGGAATTATAAATTCACCTGGAATCCCAGAAATGTGGTGGTTGCTGGACAAGGTGGCGCTGCAAAGTTTATTCAGGAACATAAGTATAAATACATTCCTTACCACAGACTTTTCCGTAGGACAGAATTTCTGGAAGTGGATGATTATGGTCGATTTGAAGCTTATGCTAATAGAAATAGCCTACAGTACAGAGAGATTTATGGTCTAGACGATATAGCAACTTTGTATCGCGGCACAATGCGTCGTGTAGGTTTTAGCAAGGCGTGGAACATGTTCGTGCAATTGGGAATGACAGACGACTCTTATATTCTCGATGATTCCATGAATATGACTTATCGCGAGTTTGTAAACAGTTTTCTACCATATTCACCTACTGACAGTGTGGAGCTCAAAATGCGTCATGAATTGAAAATTGATCAAGATGACATCATGTGGGAAAAACTAGCTGAACTAGATCTTTTTAACAACCAGAAAACCATCGGTATTCAAGAAGCGACCCCAGCAATGGCGCTTCAGAAAATATTGGAAGACAGCTGGACGCTCAAAGAAGGCGAAAAGGATATGATTGTCATGTATCACAAATTTGGTTATGAAATTGATGGTGAGAAAAAGCAGATTGACAGCACAATGGTCTGCCTGGGCGATGGCGACCATCAAACAGCCATGGCAAAAACCGTTGGACTTCCCGTAGCCATTGCGGCACTTGCCATCTTGAATGGAACGATTAAATCTTATGGCGTGCAAATCCCAATTTCCAAAGAAATCTACGAACCTATTCTAGAAGAACTTGAGGAATATGGAATTCGCTTTCGCGAAAGCAAAACTCCCTATCTAGGCTACAACGCTTTACATCGCTAG
- a CDS encoding DUF423 domain-containing protein, which yields MEKKLLITGSVFMLVAVVLGAMAAHALENYLTDDQLRSFETGVRYQVYHGLALMIFSQVKILSNSSKNVLWILFTAGTVLFSWSIFLLSTGSIYGIDARFLGPITPIGGLLLISGWIYGIVKVSLYKL from the coding sequence ATGGAAAAGAAGTTATTGATAACAGGTAGTGTTTTTATGCTCGTAGCGGTTGTGCTAGGTGCAATGGCTGCCCATGCCTTAGAGAACTACCTAACTGACGATCAGCTGCGTAGTTTTGAGACTGGAGTGAGGTATCAAGTGTATCACGGTCTCGCGTTGATGATATTTTCCCAGGTAAAGATTTTATCTAATAGCTCCAAGAATGTTTTGTGGATCCTATTTACTGCCGGTACTGTCTTATTTAGTTGGAGTATTTTTTTACTATCAACGGGATCTATTTATGGAATCGATGCTCGTTTTTTAGGCCCCATTACACCCATTGGTGGTTTGTTGTTGATCAGCGGTTGGATTTATGGAATTGTTAAAGTTAGCTTATATAAATTATAG
- the pckA gene encoding phosphoenolpyruvate carboxykinase (ATP) produces MASNKVATQTISLSNFGINNSKINYQLSPEELQAISVKDYGGKETNNGILAINTGEFTGRSPMDRFIVKDQVTDELVWWGNVNIPFNKKDFDNLLVRVTDYLDGKELFVRDAYACAHQDYRLNLRVINEYPWSNMFAYNMFLRPDQEELNSFSPEWTIINAPGFMADPKIDRTRQHNFAILNFTDKIALIGGTGYTGEIKKGIFSALNFILPVYKNTLPMHCSANVGKDGNTAIFFGLSGTGKTTLSTDPERELIGDDEHGWTASNEVFNFEGGCYAKVINLNAEQEPEIFNAIKPGAILENVVLNDDGSVNFEDTSITQNTRVSYPIHHIDNIKEPSVGKNPKNIFFLTADAFGVLPPISKLTPGQAAYHFISGYTAKVAGTEAGVTEPQPSFSACFGAPFMPLHPTKYAQMLSNKMKEQGVTVWLINTGWTGGPYGVGHRMPLKYTRAMIKAALDGSLEAANKDNYHTHSMFGLAQPRVVPNVPTEVLSPRKSWNNDTGYYETAAKLTRFFRENFKKFEGQASPEIIAGGPLK; encoded by the coding sequence ATGGCTTCTAACAAAGTAGCAACGCAAACGATTTCGTTATCTAATTTTGGTATCAACAATTCAAAAATCAATTATCAATTAAGTCCTGAAGAGCTTCAGGCAATTTCGGTTAAAGATTATGGAGGTAAAGAGACTAATAATGGTATTCTTGCCATCAACACTGGTGAATTTACAGGGCGATCGCCTATGGATCGATTCATTGTAAAAGATCAAGTAACTGATGAGTTAGTCTGGTGGGGAAATGTAAACATCCCATTTAATAAAAAAGACTTTGACAATCTATTGGTTCGCGTTACAGATTACCTCGATGGTAAAGAACTTTTTGTACGCGATGCATATGCTTGCGCACATCAGGATTACCGTTTAAACTTGAGAGTCATTAATGAGTATCCATGGTCAAATATGTTTGCTTATAACATGTTTTTGAGACCTGATCAGGAAGAATTGAATTCATTCTCTCCAGAATGGACGATTATCAACGCTCCAGGTTTTATGGCAGATCCTAAGATCGACCGCACGCGCCAGCACAACTTTGCGATTTTAAACTTTACTGATAAAATTGCACTTATTGGTGGTACTGGTTATACTGGCGAGATCAAAAAGGGAATATTTAGTGCACTTAATTTTATACTACCCGTTTATAAGAATACATTGCCTATGCACTGTAGTGCAAACGTTGGTAAAGATGGAAATACAGCCATATTTTTTGGATTGAGCGGTACAGGAAAAACTACCCTTTCTACAGATCCAGAAAGAGAATTGATAGGTGACGATGAACATGGCTGGACTGCCAGCAATGAAGTGTTCAATTTTGAAGGTGGTTGTTATGCAAAAGTGATAAATCTTAATGCAGAACAAGAGCCAGAAATCTTCAACGCTATCAAACCAGGAGCAATCCTTGAAAATGTGGTTTTGAATGATGATGGATCTGTAAATTTTGAGGATACTTCTATCACACAAAATACACGAGTTAGTTATCCTATTCACCATATTGATAACATCAAGGAGCCTTCAGTTGGTAAAAATCCAAAGAATATTTTCTTTTTGACGGCAGATGCTTTCGGTGTTTTGCCTCCTATCTCTAAACTAACGCCAGGTCAGGCAGCTTACCATTTTATTAGTGGTTATACCGCAAAAGTTGCGGGAACTGAAGCTGGAGTTACAGAACCACAGCCTAGCTTTTCTGCATGCTTTGGTGCGCCATTTATGCCACTACACCCAACTAAGTACGCACAAATGCTTAGTAATAAGATGAAAGAACAAGGTGTCACTGTATGGTTAATAAATACCGGTTGGACTGGTGGACCTTATGGTGTAGGTCACCGCATGCCTCTTAAGTATACAAGAGCTATGATTAAGGCGGCATTAGATGGTTCACTTGAAGCGGCTAATAAAGATAATTACCATACTCATTCTATGTTCGGACTTGCACAGCCACGAGTGGTTCCCAATGTCCCAACTGAGGTGTTGAGTCCAAGAAAATCATGGAATAATGATACAGGTTACTACGAGACTGCGGCTAAATTGACGCGCTTTTTCAGAGAGAACTTTAAGAAGTTTGAAGGTCAGGCTAGTCCAGAGATCATTGCTGGTGGTCCATTGAAATAA
- a CDS encoding uroporphyrinogen-III synthase: MKVKTILVSQPEPKMENSPYQSLVDRTKVKIDFRSFIHVEGVSAKEVREQKVDLSKYTAIILTSRNSVDHFFRVAEEMRYKIPDTLKYFCQSEAVAYYLQKYVVYRKRKIYVGKRTFPELMPLIKKHKNESFLLPTTDKLKDLVPEQLDELGIKWKMATFFKTVISDLSDLANVKYDVLVFFSPSGIESLFQNFPEFKQDGTRIAVYGNTTSQAAKDKGLRIDIQAPTPESPSMTMAIENYIKTLG; encoded by the coding sequence ATGAAAGTGAAAACGATTTTAGTTTCCCAACCTGAACCTAAAATGGAAAATTCACCTTACCAAAGTCTCGTTGATCGGACTAAGGTCAAGATTGATTTTCGCTCCTTTATTCATGTAGAAGGCGTATCTGCAAAAGAGGTTCGCGAGCAGAAAGTCGACCTCAGTAAATACACTGCCATCATTCTTACTAGCCGCAATAGTGTGGACCACTTTTTTAGAGTGGCAGAAGAGATGCGTTACAAAATTCCAGACACCCTAAAATATTTCTGCCAGAGTGAAGCTGTAGCATATTACCTTCAAAAATACGTGGTGTACAGAAAGCGTAAAATCTATGTAGGCAAACGCACGTTTCCAGAGTTGATGCCATTGATCAAGAAACACAAAAACGAATCGTTCCTTTTACCTACTACAGATAAACTTAAGGACCTCGTTCCTGAGCAACTGGATGAGTTAGGTATCAAATGGAAAATGGCTACTTTTTTTAAAACTGTCATCAGCGATCTTTCAGACCTTGCAAATGTGAAGTATGATGTTTTGGTTTTCTTTAGCCCTAGTGGGATAGAGTCCTTGTTTCAGAATTTTCCGGAATTCAAGCAAGACGGCACTAGAATCGCTGTTTATGGAAACACGACCAGTCAGGCTGCTAAGGATAAAGGCCTGCGCATCGATATTCAAGCACCTACTCCAGAATCACCTTCCATGACCATGGCTATTGAAAATTATATAAAGACCTTAGGTTGA
- a CDS encoding DUF4271 domain-containing protein, with protein sequence MTITKSSYFYDPMDALYRITESLDWISLIIFGCMLSVALARQFTTLPLTEFLSVYVSSRFIKISQDGRVDNHHSYRYIGLIIYGISISLIIFKLVDTPSSDRGFTDFVLILTAVSAFLIFKHYLSKLLATVASFDDLLTSIDHERNLYRAALSVLLMVVVIFMYYVFPSSNSFILVVAAIAGVVIFIYHFLVFYNHLNLITTSFFYFILYLCALEIAPYLLLYKYITV encoded by the coding sequence TTGACGATCACAAAATCCTCTTATTTTTACGATCCTATGGATGCGCTCTATCGTATTACTGAATCGCTTGACTGGATTAGCCTGATCATATTTGGGTGTATGCTATCTGTGGCACTGGCAAGACAATTTACCACACTGCCACTCACAGAGTTCTTGAGCGTTTATGTAAGTTCCAGATTTATCAAGATATCACAAGATGGAAGGGTTGACAATCATCATTCTTACAGATACATTGGTCTAATCATTTATGGGATTAGTATTTCCTTAATCATCTTCAAGCTAGTTGACACTCCATCTAGCGATAGAGGCTTCACAGATTTCGTTCTTATTCTAACTGCAGTAAGCGCTTTTCTAATCTTTAAACATTACCTCTCAAAATTGTTGGCAACAGTGGCAAGTTTTGATGATTTGTTGACATCCATTGACCATGAACGCAATCTTTACCGTGCTGCTTTAAGTGTTTTATTGATGGTCGTAGTGATTTTTATGTACTATGTTTTCCCATCCTCAAACAGTTTTATATTAGTGGTCGCTGCCATCGCTGGCGTCGTAATTTTTATCTATCATTTTTTGGTTTTTTATAACCACCTCAATCTGATCACCACTTCATTTTTCTATTTTATTTTGTATCTTTGCGCGCTTGAAATCGCACCCTACCTGCTTTTGTATAAGTACATTACGGTGTGA
- a CDS encoding polyprenol monophosphomannose synthase, whose protein sequence is MNPTIVIIPTYNERENITLMIDAVLGDYPGIHLLVVDDNSPDGTAALVKEKMADFPDRLFLEVRKKKSGLGTAYIHGFKWAMSRDYEYVFEMDADFSHNPADIQLLYDACAIHGADLAIGSRYVKGVNVVNWPMSRVLLSYLASKYVRFVTRMDIHDTTAGFKCFKVSLLRKLNLDKIRFVGYAFQIEMKFKAYLLKATIVEIPVIFTDRRRGQSKMSTGIIGEAVTGILKMKMKSLIGTLEV, encoded by the coding sequence ATGAACCCTACAATAGTCATCATACCAACCTACAACGAGCGGGAAAATATCACGCTCATGATTGATGCGGTATTAGGCGATTATCCGGGAATTCATTTGCTGGTAGTAGATGATAATTCGCCAGATGGAACGGCTGCATTAGTAAAGGAAAAAATGGCAGATTTTCCTGATCGACTTTTTCTTGAGGTTAGAAAAAAAAAATCGGGATTGGGAACGGCCTATATCCATGGTTTCAAATGGGCGATGTCGCGTGATTATGAGTATGTATTTGAGATGGATGCAGATTTTTCACACAATCCGGCAGACATTCAGCTATTGTATGACGCCTGTGCCATTCACGGTGCAGATCTCGCTATAGGAAGCCGTTATGTGAAAGGAGTAAATGTGGTTAATTGGCCCATGTCAAGAGTTCTTTTGTCTTATTTGGCTTCAAAATATGTCAGATTTGTCACTAGAATGGACATTCACGACACCACGGCTGGATTCAAATGCTTTAAAGTTTCGCTTTTGCGAAAGCTGAATCTCGACAAGATTAGATTTGTAGGATATGCTTTTCAGATAGAAATGAAATTTAAGGCCTACTTATTGAAAGCAACTATTGTAGAAATACCAGTCATATTTACTGATCGCCGAAGAGGCCAGTCAAAAATGAGTACTGGAATTATAGGAGAAGCCGTTACCGGTATATTGAAAATGAAAATGAAAAGCCTAATAGGCACGTTGGAAGTATGA